A region from the Neomonachus schauinslandi chromosome 2, ASM220157v2, whole genome shotgun sequence genome encodes:
- the FABP2 gene encoding fatty acid-binding protein, intestinal: MAFDGTWKIDRNANYDKFMEKMGVNMVKRKLAAHDNLKLTVTQEGNKFTIKESSTFRTIEIVFELGVTFNYSLADGTELSGTWNLEGNKLVGKFKRIDNGNELNAIREIIDGELVQTYIYEGVEAQRIFKKE; the protein is encoded by the exons ATGGCTTTTGATGGTACTTGGAAGATAGACCGGAACGCGAACTATGACAAGTTCATGGAAAAAATGG GTGTTAACATGGTGAAAAGGAAGCTTGCAGCTCATGACAATTTGAAACTGACAGTTAcacaagaaggaaataaattcacCATCAAAGAATCAAGCACTTTTCGTACCATTGAAATTGTTTTTGAGCTTGGTGTCACTTTTAATTACAGCCTAGCAGATGGAACTGAACTCAGT ggTACTTGGAACCTAGAAGGAAATAAACTTGTTGGAAAATTCAAACGGATAGACAATGGAAATGAACTGAATGCTATCCGAGAAATTATAGATGGTGAATTGGTTCAG ACTTACATATATGAAGGAGTAGAAGCCCAGAGGATTTTCAAAAAGGAATGA